GCAAGGTGGAGGAGATTCCTGATGAGGGAATCGAGACCGTGGATTTTTTCGGGCGGGAAGCGCTCGTTCTGAAAGTCGATGAGGAGCCAAAGGCGATACTGAACTACTGTGCGCACCTCGGCGGGCCCATGAAGCGGGAGAACAACAAATTGGTGTGTGCCTGGCACGGGGCGGAATTTGATTGCGCCAAGGGGAACTGTCTCAAAGGACCGGCACGAGCCGATTCGCGGCTGATCATGTTGCCCACTCGCGTCGAAAACAGGGTGCTCACGTACGTCTATGGGGAGTAGTCAGAGCGGCACGCCGATCATGACCAACGGAGCAAAGGAGAATCAGATGAACTACGCACCCGAGATCAGCGACGCATCCGTGCGCACGGGGTCCCTCGAGGTCCAGGGGCTGAACATCTTTTACCGCGAAGCCGGCCGGTCCGGCAGTCCTCAGGTCGTCTTGCTGCACGGGTTCCCGGCCTCGTCGCACCAGTACCGCAACCTCATCCCGGCCCTGGCCGGAAAATTTCACGTGATCGCGATGGACTATCCCGGTTTCGGCAACAGCGACATGCCTGATCCGGCGAAGTTTCCCTATACCTTCGACAAGACCGCCGACGTGGTGGAGACGTTCTTGAAGAAGAGGGGCTTCACCCGCTTTGGTCTCTACGTGCAGGACTATGGCGGGCCGGTGGGCTTCCGCATGCTCTCGCGCAACCCGCAGTGGCTGGAGTGGCTGATCATCCAGAACACCAACGCCTATGAGGTCGGCTTCACCCCGGTGTGGGAAGGGTTTCGCAATGCCCTGTGGAAGAAGCGCGGCCCTGATACCGAAAAACCGCTCATGGCCTTCCTGGAGCTGGACGCCATCAAGAGCGTGTATCTGCACGGCCACAAGCAGCCCGCATTGATCAGCCCGGACAACTGGAATATGGACTTCCGTTTCATGGAGCGGCCCAACGCCCGCACGGTGCAGATGGAGTTCTTCTACGACTACCGCACCAACGTCGCGCTGTATCCCGAGTGGC
The Nitrospirota bacterium genome window above contains:
- a CDS encoding Rieske (2Fe-2S) protein, with translation MKVPLCKVEEIPDEGIETVDFFGREALVLKVDEEPKAILNYCAHLGGPMKRENNKLVCAWHGAEFDCAKGNCLKGPARADSRLIMLPTRVENRVLTYVYGE
- a CDS encoding alpha/beta hydrolase gives rise to the protein MNYAPEISDASVRTGSLEVQGLNIFYREAGRSGSPQVVLLHGFPASSHQYRNLIPALAGKFHVIAMDYPGFGNSDMPDPAKFPYTFDKTADVVETFLKKRGFTRFGLYVQDYGGPVGFRMLSRNPQWLEWLIIQNTNAYEVGFTPVWEGFRNALWKKRGPDTEKPLMAFLELDAIKSVYLHGHKQPALISPDNWNMDFRFMERPNARTVQMEFFYDYRTNVALYPEWQEFLRRRQPETIIFWGQDDIFFTREGGEAYLKDLPKAELHRLDSGHFAVEDCLEFIVANIRRFYDERVAGK